GCTGCGTCACCGACGCGTCTACCGCGCGAAttcattttcgataaaattctcCTTGATCCGACTGCTTCGAACGTCTCACCGTCGTCGAGAGTCTCTTCCCGCCTGTTCCCCGGACAGCTTCCTTTTAAAAAAGAAAGGCTGCGACACGAGTGCCGGGCAAGAGACGTTTATTGCCGCGTAAAAGGCGGGCTTAGTGAGCCGTAGACGCGATAATAGCCGCGACCCTTGATCGTAAAGAGCTTTATCACACCGCGGTCCCAGACCACCGGAGAAATTTGCAATATCCTGCAACGGGCTATTAAGATCGATTTTATCCGGCGCTTCGTCTTCTTCGCGAGTGTTCGTGGCGTAGCGGAAATGTTACGCGCCGCGCTATCAAACCAGTGACGTCATTCACGGTTCGTTTCCTTTATCCTTTTTCAGTAGACAATGCaatattgttaattaatacAGAGATCGAGGCCATTAATTAAAATAGCAAAGTTACTTAAATATTAAAGCTGTTTAAATCATTTGAAATTCTCGCAATAAGATTTACATCGGCGAATCGTGTCGTTAATTCCTTATTTTTCCTTAActcttgtaaataatttttaaaaagtatagttcGTTATTTCGCACGAACGTAAACTTCTGGCCGATTAATCGTTTCCGTAACAATCTGAACCAACTATGATGCTCTATACAAGCGAAGTAGGTGCCCTAATACTTATATACGGGGGTCTATATATCGTATCAGAGTTTCATCAGTACCCTGTGTCTGTGTAGTACGTATCGCGGGTACGCCAGTACACGTGAAAAATAGCGCGTCACATTTGAGTTACGCGAATTTATCGCGCAATGGTTGCGTACACTGCGGATGCCCACGTCCTTCACCTTCGTTTGTAATTTTTACCACGACAATTTATGGCAAATCCAGCGGATGGAGCAGGCAACATTTATCGATGCTCGTTCCTCGCCGCGTACAACAGTCCGTTTGTATACCTTGTCTAAGTTTCGTATTTGTTTTACGTAGCACTAGGTCTATTTAGTTTCGATTTTATGGCAGTTGTTACGTGGTAGTGCCATTTCGTGCAGTTGCTGGCAGGTTAAGCAAGAAAGCTATTCGAATCCAGCGCTGCACATACATATAGGGCGTAACGGTATTTGTATGCGAAGTCAGATACGAGTGGAAAACTTTCCTGTTTTCGATTCAAACAGCTGACGTTTCGCGGTATTCTTGGGTTCgtcctttcttcctttcgtttcttaTCTTCAGAACGAAAGATCTTTTCCTTCTTAAACGATTTCCATACCCGAGCTGGATTTTAACATTCCAATTTTATAGAGCTCAGATCGCGACGCAATATGGGAAATTCAGTTAATTCCTGCCTTCATCGATGTAAACCAACGAGTCACGAAACTTTGTTTTAgaatatatttcttttcttattcttaTTCAAAATTACAAACTTACCAATTAGCGTATCGAAGTACGTACGAAAAGAAGTTGCTAAAGTGTTTTAgaagctaataaaatttcaatttggGAATGTTATATAATAAACAGATGTACTTGCAGGTGTTGCGAGTGTTGAAGAGTTCAACGTGATTCGAAATCTTACTTGTTTCGTATTTTTGTTCGATGCCATAATCTTTTCGCACGTGCGCGATTCCTGTCACATCGTCATAGACGACATAGCCGGAAAAATAGTATCGCGTTACCAGTTACCGTGGTATCGAGCAGACACTAATGCTCGTACTAAGCTTAACACGTTTCTGGGTCTCATTAAGCTgcaatttttttttccttttacacGTCTCATTATGTTGCTCGTGTTTTACGCGAGACGAGGTTCGGAGTACGATGCGATATTTTCCATCCAAAACTTGTCGCAAAGTCGCGTAAGAAAGCAGCATTTCAAAAATATTCTGTCAACCGTGGTTAGAATTCTGTTTTACTTATCTCGCGAGTGGCAGACCTCGAACGACAGATCtattttgaattattaacaTCGTATTCCATTCGTCGTTGGATTCGATTTCGCGTGAAAAATTTACCAAAGGAACATCGGTGGCGTTACACCGGGTCGTTTGTTTCGCTTTCCTTCTCGTGATCTCCTTTTCCATTACTTCTTAAGAACGCTTCGTAGTTGTCGGAGTTTGAATTTCGAGATGTAAAGGTACGAAACGAGTTGGGTATAAAATTGTTCAGAAAATTGAGTGGGCTGGACGTGAGGACAAAGCTATAATACTTGTTTATATCATACTCTCGTCTTCTCCTTTCTAAGCCGAGATATTCTATTTAGTGTGTTTCcatgtttcaagatatattcTAAGCGAAGTTGTATTGTACAGGTTATTAGGAAATAACGAATACATatttttaacactagaactatcacaccagccaaattgactggttttacaattgtattttaaaattcctacttcatgttatatattttttccgcaatgatgtaatgactttcgcaatgataattaaaagaataatataatgaatttcattttgttttttatgtattcaaactcaaagtaagtttgtatcaaggctacttataccaatagcagtcaaaatgactggtacttgtcaaagcgtAAAAAgctcctgcaatctgtttatcgaacctcgattgaccagtttcctcgttttgtacaacttctcACACgttttaatactttttactgcGTTTCATTCGacatgatgatatcagttatcaggaaagcTAAcactaacactagaaataccacaccagtcaaaacgactggttctacaatttgataaatgtgtcaaccctcgtttagggatcatggccTCAGATGGATTAACAATacgaaaaatgtactacataacatggaattccatctgtaatcaataaatataaaaatattctattatttcgTACTTTTTTAAGACCAgttattttgactggttttggtagaaatagctccgtgttaactatcggtagttctagtgttaattgaACGTAGAGAAATATAAAATCGCCGCAATAAACCGATAGCTTTTCTTCCATTTGGAAATATTAGATAGAAATGGTAAAAAGTAGTTTTATCTGTAAGAAAAATTCACTGCTCGATGTATCCCGTATGTGACATACGGCAGCGAACGTGTTAAGCAGTAAAACGTTACTGAACGTATACGACACTTTACAAGACCTTCCCTAGTTACATCGTCGTGAGTTTCTCAGGTTTACACTCTTTTGGGTTTATTTTTCCAGAACGAAGTCGACAGAGCGCGAGGGAGTGTCGTGCTCggaagaagctaagatatcagTATCTTGAAGAGCTGGTAGCCGACCGCGAAAAGGCTGTGCTCGCACTTCGAAGAGAGCTGGAGATGGTAAGTCCTTCTTCATGGGAATGTCTGCTTCTTATCCTTTATCATCTTATTTCCGACGATTCGTTTCTCCATCATATTTTGCTCGTATATCCTGTAATATCCCCCTGGCCGTTTCCTATGCAACGAGACGATAATAAATCCTTTCGCTCGGAAGAAGTTCTCGCGGCTTGCAAAGTGAGTTATACACCTATTATTCCGGTGCGCCCCTTCACGGTGGATGTTTTTAAAGTCGTACGTGTTCTCGATTATGCAATCGCGGGCCATTTTATCCAGCTCGTTCGGCAAAGAGTTACAGCTGTCCTAGAATCGTTGCGGAGCGTTGCGTTTGTATTTTCTGCGTGCGTTAATATCGTAAATTCCCGGGGCAAGGCAAGAGGAACGAGAATACCGGAGGACACAAAGTTTTTCCGAAGAACCATAAACATGTCGAGGTTCCTACCTcctttttcgtctttttcttcttttgaacGGATTAATGGGCGTCCTGAAGTTTCCAGAATTAGTTCTGCTACCTAGACAACGATAGAGCGCGCGATGCAGGCATTGCAAAATCTCCTAACATTCATCCCCAGCGATGTTTCCTGGTTGTTCACGGGCCGAGCGTATCTTAATTAATTACCCTGTGTGATTATCTAATGCtgttcgatatatatatattattactagAAAATCGAGGATAACGCATTTAGAAACGTGACTATCGGACGGTTGCTAAATCTCGCGTCTGTTTGCTTTAGATTTTCATTGTCGTAAAAGAATCAAATCCGATAAGAGTTTTAAAGGTACGTACATTTAAATTGTATGATCATGGATTAAGTAGAACGATGCGAACCCCACGAGCTTTTCACGTTTTAAGCTTTTTCTTGCAGTTGTATCGAAAAGAATCTTTCCACACGTTTATCCTGCACGTTCAAATCTACCGCAGAAGAACGACTTGTCGAGCGAATAGAAGAGGAAAGAGCCTTTCCCGCATTGTCTATCCACATCACCACCCTACAACTTTTCCAGCTTCCTTAAAGTTCCCGAGAACTGTTTGAGTATAAGAAACGACGTTCGATCGCATGTCAGCTGGAAGCACGTGTAACCGCTATCCCGTTATTTTCCTTTCAGTATCGGCAGTGGGGACAGGAATTGGACGCCGGACGAGTTCCCGAAGGGCTACAAGCGATGCTGGAGGAGCTCGGCTCTCTGAAGCGGGAGAAAGCGGTCAACTAACCGAACAAGAAAGACAGAAAGAGAAACACGAGTCAGAAACATCGAGCTCTGCCATCTTTTTTtgcttttattcattttatcgcGATAGTCGAACTTCCTCCCGTATTCCCGGTTATTCTTTCGACCGAAAAAGTCCGCACGGAAGAATTCAGATTCTTTTCAACGACTCGTTCGAGTTCTGTCTTGCGTTTTTGTACGGAAGAAGtcgttgaaaaaaaagaaaaagaaaaaagaaagaaaagagagagaagaaattCTATCTCGTCCAGACTTACGATTCTGTCCCACTTTTACCTAGTCTTTGTACGTTCTCCTCTTATCATGTTCTTCTTTGGAGGAGAAATCGATTCGGCGTCGTTGTTTCTCTAGTTATTATTATTGCGTTTTGTTTTTGATACTTTACACAGAAAATTCATTCGTGCCTTTTGTTACTTGTGATCGATTAAGTTAACAAACTTATTGTCCTTGTTTTATTATCGTTGCGACTCGACGATATAAAAACAGACCCGGTCAACGGTGACCAGGTACTCGTTGTACCGAAAAGTACCTAAAAGAAGTACCTTCTCTAACGATTGttaagaagagagaaagagatgaaAATTATATATCTTTGTTACGCGTCGATGAAGAACGGCCGTTCTGTATCATAACGAAAAGAAAGTGATGAAGTACATATTTGCTTGTTCCGAGACTCTGTCATATATTATATCATAGTAGGTGTACTTGTTGAGCAATCTAGATCTCGTTTCTTTCAAATTATCTCCAGGTGCGTTTTCTTCTATTCTGATAACACAGCCGTGTGTACACGACCGACAAAGATTATCTGTATGGAAATGGTATTTTTGTACTGTCGTATAAAACGCTATTATTTTGTGCAGATTATTGATATTGCGAGAAACttgttcatatacatatatctgggAAAAGAAGTCTAAGGATTGAATAAatcgaatatttttaaacaaatccgCCTCGTTATTTGCTTCTTTGCCTTTTTCATTCTTTCGTCAAGATTTTTCGATCACGaaatcatattttattattcatttacagTTCTTATGGTCGGACCACGGAGAACGCAGTTTTATCGACGTCATTTTGGAATAATATTTCTCACGCCATGACTCCGCACAGCTGTACACGAATTTGCATATTTCGTTGTGAAATACGTTCGACAACGAAATCTCTGTTTCGATTTGCGTAGATTGCAACGCAATCTCCCATCCATATTATCCAACGCGTCGAAACGACGTTACTGCTGTTCGATAAAAGaagagatttaaaaaaaagaagagagagggagagagagagagaaagagagagcgaaaAGAACGATATGTGTCGGTGTGCCCGGCCACGTAAAATATTTACGAGCATATGGAAAATGTAAGTATCGAAGTCCTTTCGGACGAATCAGACCGTCAGGTCAAACGGTAATAGTGCcgataataataattgaaagaAACCAGCTGACCTATATACTAAGAATAAGATATTATTTCAGTCTTTGAACAGTGTGCCGTTTGTTATTTAAACGCCACCTTGGAAGGAGATCCTGGTATCGGCCAAAGTATTTAATATCACGGCGCGAAAAAAAGCCAGGAAAAACGAATACTACGCTTCGTAACTTTCTGCTGCTCTTACGCTGTAATTCTTTTTTCGTCGTTTAATCGTTGAAACTTTAATGGACAACGTCCCACACGTAATTTTCCCTAAATCTAATTATCCTTCCGCAAAGCAGTTTAATTTAAACAGCTTACATCCATTCCGCTGTATGGAACGCGGTATTTCAAGTATAAACAAAATTCAGTCGTAAAAACGCGGACACACGTCAGAATGCGTGTACAAACGTGTGTAATTACACGAACGTGTAAAATGACACGCTTTTGAAAAAAGACAGAACGTTTCTTAATAGGTTTCCAGAGTTTCTCATGAATCTAGTTTTACCGCAGCTGCCTATCAGTCGCACTTGCGATGATCGTAAAAGCAGGGGCGCATGTGCACGCTGTCTTCTGCATCGTATAACGACGCACAGTTCCTCGCAGTCGTAAACTATGGCCCATTCAATTTCGTTTCCGCGAAAAAACGCGTTTCCACCTGACGCGCGCGCTGGACGACGCAGCCAGTTCAAAAGGCGCGACACGGGGCgagggaagaaaaaaagaaacggtaAAAAGAGAAACGATGGAAATAAAGGGTTGTCGTCGAGAGAATATGGAAGCGGGAAGAAAAAGTAATATGGTAATTCGATAATGCTAGACAATGGTCACGAGTCTCCGGCCTGATTTACCACGCTCATGCGAGTGTATACTCCGTCCGCGTTCTGAATTTCAGCCGCATTAGGTTGGATGGAAAAATTTCTACCTATTTTCAGTGAATT
The Bombus vancouverensis nearcticus chromosome 6, iyBomVanc1_principal, whole genome shotgun sequence DNA segment above includes these coding regions:
- the REPTOR-BP gene encoding REPTOR-binding partner isoform X2, which translates into the protein MEVEPMCIVENETEGSRGDRKEGGKRGRKPGRKASDKTDMKAKLERSRQSARECRARKKLRYQYLEELVADREKAVLALRRELEMYRQWGQELDAGRVPEGLQAMLEELGSLKREKAVN
- the REPTOR-BP gene encoding REPTOR-binding partner isoform X1, translating into MQSKRGERRHRHDGCSAEGSRGDRKEGGKRGRKPGRKASDKTDMKAKLERSRQSARECRARKKLRYQYLEELVADREKAVLALRRELEMYRQWGQELDAGRVPEGLQAMLEELGSLKREKAVN